Sequence from the Pseudosulfitobacter pseudonitzschiae genome:
ATTGATCGCCAACGCATTGATCCACCAGGACATGACGATCACCGGTGCCGGTCCACTCATCGAGTTATTCAGCGATCGCATGGAGATCACGAACCCGGGCGCCCCCTTGGTTAGCCCCGACCGGTTTTTGGACTCGCCCCCGCGTTCCCGAAATGAAGCTCTTGCTTCCTTGATGCGGCGCATGAAACTTTGCGAAGAACAAGGCACCGGCATCGACAAGGTGATCTCGGCGGTTGAGCTACACCAGTTGCCCCCACCGGATTTCCGCATGGAGGGAGACGCCGTGCGCGTGGTTCTGTTTGCACCACGCCGCTTTGCGGACATGACACCGGAAGAAGCCGTGCGAGCGTGTTACCAACATGCCGCGCTCAAATACGTAGGCGGTCAGAAGATGACGAACGCGACACTTCGGGAGCGGCTCGGCATCGACGACCAGAACGCTGCGCAGGCGTCGCGGGTTATTCGCGCAACGCTGGATGCTGGTCTGATCCGTCCTGCGGATGCTGAACGCCCTCGTGCTGGCTATGTCCCCTCATGGGCGTGACAGGGATAACATTTGATCGGGTTTTGATTGTGCGTATGTGGGCTAGAGGGCGTAAATTGGAAAATACATATAAATCATACTGTTACGATAGGCGTGGTGCGGTATCGCTACTTGATCGGGTTTTGATTGCCTGCCCTAAAGCGAATGATTCTGCGCCCCTCAGAAGGAAAACATCATGACAAAGCAAGTTCCTTCCGTCTCTGTCAATTACGCGGCCAATGGAAGCTCGACCAAATCGAACGAGCTTGGCATGCGCGAAATGCAAGAGGGTGCCTATGAGAAGCGGGGCGAGCAATACCTGCTGATCAAGTCGCCGCCGGCATCTGGCAAAAGCCGCGCGCTCATGTTCATAGCACTCGACAAGCTATACAACCAGGGCCTGCGTCAGGCCATCGTCGTGGTGCCAGAAAAATCCATCGGGTCCAGCTTCAACGACGAGCCACTGAGCAAGTACGGCTTCTGGGCAGACTGGACCGTGCAACCGCGATGGAACCTGTGCAACGCTCCCGGCGGGGATGATGGCAAAGTGGGCGCTGTCGGCAAGTTCTTGGCGAGCGACGACAAGGTTCTGGTCTGCACCCACGCGACCTTTCGGTTCGCCGTGGACAAGTTCGGGATTGAAGCGTTTGACGATCGGCTCATCGCGGTAGACGAGTTTCACCACGTCTCTGCCAACCCTGATAATAAGCTGGGCACGCATCTGGGCGCCCTTGTCGCGCGCGACAAGGTGCATCTGGTTGCGATGACCGGGTCCTATTTCCGCGGCGATGCCGAAGCCGTTCTGTCGCCCGAAGATGAGGCAAAGTTCGATACCTTCACCTATACCTACTATCAGCAATTGAATGGCTACAAATACCTCAAGACGCTTGACATCGGTTATTTCTTCTATTCCGGGTCCTATGCGGACGACATTCTCAAGGTTTTGGATCCGACCGAGAAGACGATCCTTCACATCCCGAACGTGAACTCGCGCGAAAGCACCAAGGACAAGCATCGCGAGGTCGAGCATATCATTGACGCCCTGGGCGATTGGCAGGGAGCGGATCCCATCACAGGCTTTCAGCTGGTCAAGACGCCCGAGGAGCGGGTGCTGCGCATCGCCGATCTGGTCGATGATGAACCGGCCAAGCGGGACAAGGTGTCCAACGCACTGAAGGACCCTGCGCATAAGAACAACCGCGACCATGTCGACATCATCATCGCCCTCGGGATGGCGAAAGAAGGGTTTGACTGGATCTGGTGCGAACACGCCCTGACGGTGGGTTATCGCGCCAGCCTGACGGAGATCGTGCAGATCATCGGCCGTGCCACCCGCGATGCCGAGGGCAAGATGCGCGCGCGCTTCACCAACCTTATCGCGGAGCCCGACGCCGCGGCCGAAGCCGTGACCGAGGCAGTCAACGATACACTGAAAGCGATCGCAGCGAGCCTGCTGATGGAACAGGTGCTGGCCCCGCGTTTCAACTTCACACCCAAGACCGTGAAAAGTGGCCCTGTCGAAGGGTTTGATTACGGTGAGGGCGGCTATGATCCCAACAAGGAAAACGTCGGCTTCGACGAGGCCAGCGGGCAGTTCCAGATCGAAATCAAAGGCCTGGTCGAACCCAAGAGCAAGGAAGCCAAGCGCATCTGCCAAGAGGACCTCAATGAGGTCATCACAGCTTTCGTTCAGGACAAGACTACGATCGAACGGGGTCTCTTCGACGAAGAGCTGGTGCCGGAGGAACTGACGCAGGTCCGCATGGGCAAGATTGTCGGTGCTAGGTTCCCAGAGCTAGATGCAGAGGATCAGGAAGCGGTGCGCCAACACGCAGTTGCTGCGCTGAACCTGACCCAAAAGGCAAAAGAGATCGCGCTGTCGAACCGCGATGACACAGAAACAACCGGCAATACCGCCTTGATCGACGGGGTGCGCAAATTCGCAATGGACGTGCGCGAACTCGACATCGACCTGATTGATCGCATCAACCCGTTCGGCGAAGCCTACTCGATTCTGGCAAAGACTATGAGCGAGGAAAGCCTTCGGCAGGTCCAGGCCGTCATCTCGGCGAAAAAAGTGCAACTGTCACCGGATGAGGCGCGCGATCTTGCGAAGCGAGCCGTCAAGTTCAAGCAAGAGCGAGGCCGCCTGCCGTCGATTACTTCACCGGACCCGTGGGAAAAGAAAATGGCCGAAGGTGTGGCTTATCTCGCGCGCATGAAGCAGGAAGCTGCCAATGGCTAAGAGTTTCACCGACGAAGATGATGCCCTCCTTGCTGAGCTTGGCGTCGAGGTCGAAGTCAAGAAGCAGCTCAGCCGCACACCACGCGAAGAACGCATCGTCGCAGGTTTTGAGGAAATCTCGCGATTTGCAGAGGAGCATGGCCAGCCTCCCCAACACGGGGAGGATCTTGATATCTTTGAACGCCTCTACGCCGTGCGTCTTGATCGGATCCGCGACTTGCAGGAGTGCCGCGATCTCCTTGCCCCACTGGACGAGCAAGGTCTTCTTGCAGAAACCTTTGCGGCCTCAACGTCGGGCGCCGAAGATCTAGAAGACGATGCCCTGCTCGCTGAGTTGGGCGTAGAAGTAGCCAAGTCACCACTCACAGAATTGAAGCATGTCCGCTCTACAGCCGAGAAAAAGGCCGCCGACGAGGTCGCCAATCGCGAAAAATGCGAAGATTTTTCGAAGTTCAAGCCATTGTTCGAGATGGTCCAGAAAGAACTGGATAGCGGTTTGCGGGAGACCCGCCCTTTCGAGATGAAAGCCGAGATTGAGAAGGGCCGCTTTTTCATCGTCGGCGGTCAGAAAGCCTATGTTACTGAAAAGGGTGAGACCATCACGAATGAGCAAGGTCGTACCGATGCTCGTCTGCGGGTGATTTTTGACAACGGCACCGAGAGCAACATGCTGATGCGCTCGCTCCAGCGCGCGTTGAACAAGGACGGCGCGGGACGCCGAATCACTGACCCATCGGCAGGCCCACTTTTTTCGGACCAGACAATCGATGGTGATGAGGCGAGCGGGATCATTTATGTGCTTCGCAGCAAATCCGATCATCCACTCGTCACGGAAAACCGGGAACTGGTGCACAAGATCGGCGTTACCAATATGAGCGTCGAGAAGCGGATCGCCGGCGCGCAGTTGCAGCCGACGTTTCTGATGGCGAATGTCGAGGTGGTCGCGACATACGAGCTCTACAACATCAATCGGTCCAAGTTGGAGAACCTGATCCACCGCATTTTCGAACCTGCACGGCTCGAGATCGAGATCATGGATCGCTTTGGAAGGCCTGTGGTCCCGCGAGAATGGTTCCTCGTTCCTCTCTTTGTAATCAACGACGCTGTCGAAAAGATCAGGGACGGCACAATAACGGGCTATCACTATGATCCCCGCGCTGCCGGACTCAAACGGATTTCGGGGGAGATGCCGCAATAGATGCTGCGTGACACTCTATGGCACCTCGACCAGCGGGATGCATGGATCGGAGAAGGATTGCGCTTGAACTCGCGGAATATGGTCGAGCGCCATCACGTTCACCGGCACCCCAGCGTACCGCCAACCTTCTATCTTGCGCCTTTTGTTTTCTAACAAGAGTCGCAGTCGGGGGTAGCGCGCACCCGCGTACATGATAGATTCGCATAATGAAGTTTATGTTAATTATGAAAGTGCTCCTTCAAAAATCCGAGAGTCCATCTTATGTTAAATCTTTAATAAAATCGGCGCTGTTTGAATAGGCAACAAATTTAGAATCAAGTATTCTTCGCACCCACGCCATGGATGATTAGTTCCAGCATTTCATCTGCAATACTCTCTGGGTTAAGCGGCCCTTTCGGATTATACCAGATCGGCATCTGGTTGAAGGCCGAAAAAAGCACATGTGCGAGGCGCTTTGAGTCGCAATCGCGGATAGAACCGTCTTTGATCCCTTCTGCGATAATACTTTCAAGAAAATTCTGACCGTCTATCATTGTCTGACGCAAATTCTTCTGATTTTCTCCGGTCAGATTGCGCCGCGCTTCGCGCATCAAGGCAGAGCCGAATTCGCTCACAACCATGTTCGCATAGACTCTAAAGAATACGCGGATACGATCAAGCCCGTTACCCTGAACTTCCTTTGCCGATGTGAAGCATAGCTCGACCCGCTCCAGCGAGATGCGGGCGCATTGCATCAGGATATCTTCTTTGTTTTTGGCGTAATAATAAAGCGCGGGCTTGGTGACTGCGAGTGCCGCTGCGATGTCATCCATCGATGTCTGTTTGTATCCGACTGTTGAAAACGAATGCGCGGCCAGATTGAGCATGGCCCGCCGTTTCAGCTTTTGCTGGCCTTTGGCATCTTTGGTTTTTTTGTGCCAATGGATTCTAGTCAAAGCTACTCTTTCAAAACCAACGGGCGGAACCGAAGCACCGCCCGCATTTATCACTGACAGATTAGTAGTCGAGCCCGCGGGCCGCAATAGTCCATTTACCGTCTTCGACTTTTGCCATAATCAGACTTTCGATGCCCTGATGGTCTTCCGGGCCAAAGCTGACCGACTGGCCGCCGATCGGATCAACATAGCTAGTGATCGCTTCGGTTGCGGCCAGAAATCCTTCGGTCGTCAGATCGCGACCAGCAGCTTCGAGCGCCACGGCAATCAGGTCGATGAAAACGTAACCAAGCTGCGCTTGTGGGGCCATCTTTTCACCGTAAATTTCGCTGTAACTCTCCAGGATACGTTTTGCTTCCCCTTCGGAGTCTCCTGCGTTCGCAAAAACAAAAGGCGATACCAGATATAGACCATCCATCGCGCCATCAGCGGCAGTCGCAACTGCATCCATATAGGACACCATTCCAGTCACGAAAGTCGGTTCAAAACCAAGCTTTTTAGATGTTGCAACAACTAGAATTGTATCGCGCACCCCACCCGCCAGAAACACGATATCGCAACCGGCGTTTTTCAATGTGGTTACAGACGAGAGCATATCGGATTCGGTTGCCGAATGCTCCGTTTTGGCCGCGACTTTCATGTCATACTCTGCCAATTGCTGCGTGACGCCAAGCGCCATTGATTCACCAGCTTCATTTGCGAGTTGCGCAATGCAGGGTGTTGAGAAATCACCATTTTCCTTGAAGTATGCAACGCCCGCGCGAAACTGGTCTGTATAGCTGCGAAAAAATGCGTATTTCATCGGATCCAATGGTTCATACATCTCGACCTCGGCCGACATCGGGAACATGTTGGGAATTCCCGCTTCAATTTGTTGCGGCATGATCGCTAGGTTCATCGGTGTGCCAAGCGCGCCAACCATCGCAAAAATCTGGTCGCGGCGCATCAGTTTGTTTGCAACCTGAATCGCGCGGGGCACCTGATATTGCGTGTCCTCGATTATAATCTCAAGCTGGCGACCGTGAATGCCGCCCGCCGCATTGATCTCGTCCACGCGCATGCGCAGGCCATTCGCCTCGGGCACACCCCAGACTGCCAACGGCCCGCTTAGGTCCGTATAGGTGCCAAGCGTGATCATGTCGTCGGTCACGCCCTGCAGCCCCTCGGCCATCGCGCCGGTGGCTGTCATTGCGGTAAACGCAAGTGCTGTTGCTAGTTTCTTCATTGGTCTCTCCCTTTGGTGTTTCAATACATCGTTTCGATCAGGTCTTTGTATTTGCGCTCGATCTCGTTGCGCTTAAGCTTCATCGTCGGAGTCAGCTCGTCGTCTTCGGCTGTCAAAAGTACGTCGATCAGCCGGAATTTCTTTACCTGCTCGACCGGCGCGAAACCGCTGTTCGCCTGTTCCACCTCGCCTTCGATCAAGTCCTGGATTTGGGTGTTTGCGCACAGGGATTTGTAGTTGGAAAACGGGATACGCTTTTCCTGCGCGTATTTTTCAACGTTTTCGTGGTCGATCATGATCAGCACGCTCAGGTATTTGCGCTTGTCCCCGATGATCACCGCATCAGAAATATAGGGCGAGAATTTGAGCTCGTTTTCCAACTGCGAAGGCGTAATGTTCTTGCCGCCTGCGGTGATGATGATGTCCTTCTTGCGGTCCAGAATAGTTAGGTCACCATTGGCATCCATCGTCCCAACATCACCCGTATAGACCCAGCCATCGACCACGGTTTCCGCCGTCTTTTCAGGCTGGTTCAGATAACCCGAAAAATTGCTGGATGAGCGAATGAGGATTTCACCGTCATCGGCCAGTTTCGCTTCGACATTGCGCATTGCCCGGCCGATGGAACCGATCGGTGATCTGCCCGGTATGGTTGCAGTCACAATGCCGGTTTCGGTCTGGCCATATGCCTCTTGTACTGTCACCCCAAGGGCATTGAACCAGCTGAGCAGTCGGGCTGAAATCGGTGCCGCACCCGATACGATCGTATGCGCGCGCGCCAGTCCCAGTTCGACCCTGATATTTCGAAGCACCAGAAAGTCCAGCACCTTATGCCTAAGCCTAAGCATCGTCGGCACAGATTTTCCCGCAGCAATCAATGCCTCCCTGCGTCCAGCCGTTTTCAGGGCTTGGTCATAGGCAAACCGGCCAAATGCGGTGGCATCATTCA
This genomic interval carries:
- a CDS encoding pseudomurein-binding repeat-containing protein; the encoded protein is MTKQVPSVSVNYAANGSSTKSNELGMREMQEGAYEKRGEQYLLIKSPPASGKSRALMFIALDKLYNQGLRQAIVVVPEKSIGSSFNDEPLSKYGFWADWTVQPRWNLCNAPGGDDGKVGAVGKFLASDDKVLVCTHATFRFAVDKFGIEAFDDRLIAVDEFHHVSANPDNKLGTHLGALVARDKVHLVAMTGSYFRGDAEAVLSPEDEAKFDTFTYTYYQQLNGYKYLKTLDIGYFFYSGSYADDILKVLDPTEKTILHIPNVNSRESTKDKHREVEHIIDALGDWQGADPITGFQLVKTPEERVLRIADLVDDEPAKRDKVSNALKDPAHKNNRDHVDIIIALGMAKEGFDWIWCEHALTVGYRASLTEIVQIIGRATRDAEGKMRARFTNLIAEPDAAAEAVTEAVNDTLKAIAASLLMEQVLAPRFNFTPKTVKSGPVEGFDYGEGGYDPNKENVGFDEASGQFQIEIKGLVEPKSKEAKRICQEDLNEVITAFVQDKTTIERGLFDEELVPEELTQVRMGKIVGARFPELDAEDQEAVRQHAVAALNLTQKAKEIALSNRDDTETTGNTALIDGVRKFAMDVRELDIDLIDRINPFGEAYSILAKTMSEESLRQVQAVISAKKVQLSPDEARDLAKRAVKFKQERGRLPSITSPDPWEKKMAEGVAYLARMKQEAANG
- a CDS encoding GIY-YIG nuclease family protein; its protein translation is MAKSFTDEDDALLAELGVEVEVKKQLSRTPREERIVAGFEEISRFAEEHGQPPQHGEDLDIFERLYAVRLDRIRDLQECRDLLAPLDEQGLLAETFAASTSGAEDLEDDALLAELGVEVAKSPLTELKHVRSTAEKKAADEVANREKCEDFSKFKPLFEMVQKELDSGLRETRPFEMKAEIEKGRFFIVGGQKAYVTEKGETITNEQGRTDARLRVIFDNGTESNMLMRSLQRALNKDGAGRRITDPSAGPLFSDQTIDGDEASGIIYVLRSKSDHPLVTENRELVHKIGVTNMSVEKRIAGAQLQPTFLMANVEVVATYELYNINRSKLENLIHRIFEPARLEIEIMDRFGRPVVPREWFLVPLFVINDAVEKIRDGTITGYHYDPRAAGLKRISGEMPQ
- a CDS encoding TetR/AcrR family transcriptional regulator encodes the protein MTRIHWHKKTKDAKGQQKLKRRAMLNLAAHSFSTVGYKQTSMDDIAAALAVTKPALYYYAKNKEDILMQCARISLERVELCFTSAKEVQGNGLDRIRVFFRVYANMVVSEFGSALMREARRNLTGENQKNLRQTMIDGQNFLESIIAEGIKDGSIRDCDSKRLAHVLFSAFNQMPIWYNPKGPLNPESIADEMLELIIHGVGAKNT
- a CDS encoding ABC transporter substrate-binding protein — protein: MKKLATALAFTAMTATGAMAEGLQGVTDDMITLGTYTDLSGPLAVWGVPEANGLRMRVDEINAAGGIHGRQLEIIIEDTQYQVPRAIQVANKLMRRDQIFAMVGALGTPMNLAIMPQQIEAGIPNMFPMSAEVEMYEPLDPMKYAFFRSYTDQFRAGVAYFKENGDFSTPCIAQLANEAGESMALGVTQQLAEYDMKVAAKTEHSATESDMLSSVTTLKNAGCDIVFLAGGVRDTILVVATSKKLGFEPTFVTGMVSYMDAVATAADGAMDGLYLVSPFVFANAGDSEGEAKRILESYSEIYGEKMAPQAQLGYVFIDLIAVALEAAGRDLTTEGFLAATEAITSYVDPIGGQSVSFGPEDHQGIESLIMAKVEDGKWTIAARGLDY
- a CDS encoding AMP-dependent synthetase/ligase, which translates into the protein MNTMQDQSTAGWTPPPVQIDGCDTFSKLFRQNCKKFGNKIAIREKDFGIWKEFSWLDYYASARRVGCSLMALGYREGDVAAIISEDNKEWVFADLGIQCIGATTHGLYPTLQEKQVAYQLNDSGAKVLFVEDEEQLDKYLGVEDQLDHLEKVIVFDMEGLRSFQHDKVIGWEEFLALSDAKIEELSVEFERRVDAGDPEDIATLIYTSGTTGAPKGAAMSHRFFLAQSDNYPELPLGPGDEVLTFLPLCHAAERILSVCVPIRHGITINIAESGDTFAADIQEVAPTFIFAVPRVWEKFYSRINFVMNDATAFGRFAYDQALKTAGRREALIAAGKSVPTMLRLRHKVLDFLVLRNIRVELGLARAHTIVSGAAPISARLLSWFNALGVTVQEAYGQTETGIVTATIPGRSPIGSIGRAMRNVEAKLADDGEILIRSSSNFSGYLNQPEKTAETVVDGWVYTGDVGTMDANGDLTILDRKKDIIITAGGKNITPSQLENELKFSPYISDAVIIGDKRKYLSVLIMIDHENVEKYAQEKRIPFSNYKSLCANTQIQDLIEGEVEQANSGFAPVEQVKKFRLIDVLLTAEDDELTPTMKLKRNEIERKYKDLIETMY